From Candidatus Binataceae bacterium, one genomic window encodes:
- the msrA gene encoding peptide-methionine (S)-S-oxide reductase MsrA yields MYALALIAAAATNVSAASGRAAESAPQNTGAQQTAVFAGGCFWGVDAVFKHVKGVDRVVSGYAGGAPATAEYEVVSTGTTGHAESVEVTYDPSEISYGDLLEVFFNVAHDPTELDRQGPDTGSQYRSAIFVTNAEQKKVADAYIAKLNQAKAFPDPIVTRVVPLKGFYPAEAYHQNYLERHPDNPYIVINDLPKLELLREKYPKLYKP; encoded by the coding sequence TTGTATGCATTGGCTTTGATCGCCGCGGCCGCGACGAACGTCAGCGCCGCCTCGGGTCGGGCCGCTGAATCGGCGCCGCAGAACACGGGCGCGCAGCAGACGGCGGTTTTTGCCGGCGGATGCTTCTGGGGCGTGGACGCGGTCTTCAAACACGTCAAGGGAGTGGACCGGGTCGTCTCTGGTTATGCCGGGGGCGCCCCTGCGACCGCGGAGTACGAGGTCGTGAGCACCGGGACGACCGGACACGCGGAATCCGTGGAGGTTACTTACGATCCGTCGGAAATATCGTATGGCGATCTGCTCGAGGTGTTCTTCAACGTTGCGCACGACCCGACCGAACTTGACCGGCAAGGTCCCGACACGGGATCGCAGTACCGCTCTGCGATTTTCGTGACCAATGCGGAGCAGAAAAAAGTCGCCGACGCCTATATCGCCAAGCTCAACCAGGCGAAGGCGTTTCCCGATCCGATCGTCACCCGGGTCGTTCCGCTGAAGGGCTTCTATCCCGCCGAGGCCTACCATCAGAACTACCTCGAGCGCCATCCCGATAATCCCTATATCGTGATCAACGA